The DNA window gcccgTCTCCACAGGCACATCAATCGCCAACCGCCATCTCTTCCCAATTCCAAGCTATGACTCCCAATTCTCAAAGATAGCATCATAGGTTTCGAAAAGGGTGAGAGGGGTGTTGAATAATCGATAGGGCCTGTTGGAATAAgggaataaaagaaaatgtagttcaaaaaaaaaaaaaaaagcgtcAGAGCTTGGCCACCGGGTAAGAGAGAAGTGACGACATCGAAACCGGTTGTAGATGTCCCCGTCTTGAAAGGGACGCGGGATCGGCCCACTTTCCTGATACTTTTCATCGAAAGCTGGCGTTTCGAAtccatcaagatcaagcgACAGAGAGCGCAGACAAAATGCCGATAAGTAGTTGGAAAAAGGACAAAAGAGATGAGAGCTGGTCAAGTCAATGAATGTGTGCGCTTTTTCGCTCTACGGTCCGCTCTCATCAGGTCGTTTACTGGTTGATCTTCTCCTTGGTAGAATCAGCAGCTTCGCCCTTCTTGACAGCAACAAAGCTGCTCAGCCAAGCCAGCGTCTCGTTGCTAACAACAAAGGCCGTGGAGACGGCAGCCTTGCCCTGGGCCACGACgccctgctgctcaagcttcttgagctcggAAGCGTAGACCTGGAAGACGTGGTCCTTGCCCTCGAGTCCCTTTTGGTAGGGGAGCAGAATCAATCCACGGGTATCGTTGTAGAGGTCATTGGTGggcttcttgatgatgggGAAGCGCTCTTCGATGCGGTCCAGGGTCTTGTCGCCAAAGGAATCGGCCTTTTGGACATAGGGCGAGACGATGCCATAGGGTCTAGCAAAGTAGGGGATGATGGGGGCGGCAAAAGTCTGGTACGCTGAGTCGCCGAGCTTGAAGGATCTCTGGGCGTACTCGTTGGCCGCGACGGTGTGGACGCCATCGCTGACTAGGGGGAATGAGAGCAGGTGCTATAGAAGGAATTGTTAACACAAGGGCGAGATACGACGCCAATTCGCCCTGCAATTGCGCGAGAGCGAATGAGTTTGCACGCGTACCTGTAGGAAAGCGGATTGGACATGGCTGGCCACGTCGCCGTTGACTTGGGGAGCAGGCATTGTGATGTTGGAATAAGCTGTTTACTTGGTGTTGCAGGTGGAGATTGGGAGGTGAGAGACGGCACGAGGTGGGCGGCGAGATGTTCAGGGTGCttttgaagagaagaagaaataggtCGGCTGGAGACAAAAGGCCAATGCTTCGATaaacagaagaagcaagggatGAGAGCAGGTatgagaaaaggaagggaagaagacaaaaaaagagccaggagtgagcagctccagcagtaGATAAGGACGGGGCAGACGGGCAGCCGGGCAGCTTTGTACTGTAGCGGCGCATTCCCCAAGCCAAGGGTGCCCACGGCCTGAGCCATGGCTGGCACGCCACCCCGGATGATGTATTGATAACGCAGCGCCGCGCAGGCCAGATACCTGCCAGATACCTGCGATGCCTGGCCCTCGCGCCGCAGCGCCCTCCCGCGAACGGTACTGGTACGTATCCGTGCAGGACGCAGCAAAAAGGCATGTGAAAGCGGCGAAACAGCTCTAGCAGCGCGGCGGGTCCCTCTTCGTTCTGTGCTGTGCAGGACTGGAGACGCTTCTGTGAGGCTTGCGGCTCCGCGATTGGCTCACCAGCCACACCTCGCATGGCATGGGGTCCCCGTCTGACTTTGGCCGACATGTGAAAGCGCTTGTTCGCTGCAGCCAGCTGCTGTTCTGAGCCAACCGCAGCAGCACGAAGGTTTTGGTTTATtacattttctctctttttttttttttttttgcttttctctgCGGTCCCCTTTTTAGCGGCTTGTCCGGGTAAATCGTCCCGACCATCTGTTACTGTCTAGTCTCTCGGTTTTGGACAAAGGGAGGAGTGCTTCTCCTCAAGAAGCGGATTTGGTCCAATGGACGCCGTGTCTGGCACACACACTCGGACGCATTTGCATGCATGGCATTACATGTTGTATTGCATTAGAGGCGCTGGGAGTTGCTCGTTGATGCGGAGCAGGCCTCGTTCCCGCCAGTGCAGCCAAAATCCCGTATCGTCCGGAATTGCGACATCTCGCACTTGTTGCGGTGTGCGCCAAGCGTCTGATCCGTCATCCGGGTGTTGGCGCTATCTCTACTCGAGCTGTGCTGGGGGACTGACTGATTCAAGCACATGCATCTGTATCATCCATGGGTTTGATGGCTTGATGGGCCTCATCCGCCTTATCGCCTGGGATCGATGATCAGTCAGCTAGTGCATCCCATGCCCGAGAATGCTTGCGGCATCGGCACGTTGGCGGGTCATGTTTTGCTGGGAGAGAGCTCCTATAGATTGATGTCAATGTTCATACCGTACTGTGCTTATCTATCAGCATTCATGCATGCAACATCCAGATGCACACGAGCTCAATGCCCATAAATGTTGACTGGATCCTCTCGTGCGTCACATCTCACTTCAGATCAGGTGTGCCTTTTTTTAGGCAGCACGCACGATTCATGGCTAGCTCGTGGAAACGGCCGAAATAAAAACTCTCCTCAGTGAAAAAAACAGGGACGAAAAACAGCCGGCCATGGGGCGATTCTGAGCCGACTTCAGTCCACACACATGTTTGACAGCGTGAGCGCCAAGGCTACCCTGCCATCTGATGCCTGGCTAcggatacatgtatgtaccaTTGCTCCCCCCTTATTAGGTTGGTACCTAGGCAGGTACTACAGTATGCTTACCTCTACTCTGCCTCGTATCTCTCGGCATCAGATGAAAGATagcaaagaggagagggagagactGGACCCCTGGAAGCTCACCATCACGTGTAGAAAGACGGCTTGATGTTGCATCCCTTGGCAACTTTTTGCCCACGCCAAAGGAGCCAAAGGACTGGGAGGCACGTTGTCCCTCGCTCTCCATGCCCGGGCGTTCGGCCACGCTGGTGATTGGCCAGCCCATTGGTTCATTGGCCAAAAAGGATCGGCGCGAAGCTGCGCAGCAAAGACTGTCTTACAGTAGTACCGTAGTACTGCATATTTTGGGACACTCGGCTATCATATTCCGCGCTCCGTATTATTTCGTGAATTCTCTTTACTAAAAAGCGCCGATCGGGCTTTAGGATCAGGTTTTTTCAAAAAGGCCGTCACGGCAGGCCAAGCCAAGGACAAATTAAGTTTTGCAGGTCGGAAGTTTGATCGATCCACGTCTGGTGCTAGTACCCGCACCCTTGCTTGGTGTTTGTTCCATTTTTTGTGGATAGCTTCAATGCACCAGCCACAATCACATGCCAGAGAAGACTTGGGTTCTCTTGCCCCTCGAAAATGTCTTGTTTGACCTCATCGTTTGTTTACTTGTCGTGCTAGACGCGGGTCTTGCTGGCTTGGCATTTTCTTTAAATTGTTAATCTTATCTAAGAGGcttaaaatttatatagcTTCCAACAGTCCCTCCGAAAAATCTTTGTTTCGCTCGTGAGCTAGATGCATGCGGTCTTACAACGGGGAACCTTTGCTTGGGCGGCCTCACAAagcatattttttttttgatgtATCTCATTGAGTTGAGGGTAGTAAGTATCTTTCACACGGCTGATTAGAAAAGCAACACGAGTCTCTTGCATGGATGCCAATAGAAGTCTGCTGGACGCTGATATCAGCATTCATCATGAGCGTAAGAGGTTGCACTAATCTTTAATGCAAAGCCCAATCCCTTTATCGTCCTGGATTCATACATGTGACTCGAAAAATTCTCTTTAGCAGCCGCCTATTATACAGCTCAAATgacagctggagctgcgtgATCACATGGTTCTAGTCGGTGACTTGGCGACCCCATTCACATAAGATTGGTTGGACACCACAAATGCTCTTGATAGAAGTGATTCCACTTGGACGATTCGAAAGATCCTTGTCATCCTATTAAATGAGCTCGGCATGCACGTGTCCGTACCTGGAAATGACTGGTAGATAGAGATATGCATGTATACAGACCTAATCAAGGGGCTAATGTCATTGTGCTGTTATGTTCTGTCTAAGACAGTTTTTGTGAGCACAACGGTGCTATCTCAGTCTCCCTTGAGCGAGTAAACACTTTACAGTATCAATTGCAAAGTGGCAGTATCATATATTCCGTATACTAGCTATATATAGCAATTCTACATATAGTATGCGGCAAGTTGCAATTGAGGGCCATCTTCTCAGGAGCAGAAAGACTGATATCAGCAACATCGCAAGCTTTGAACATGGGTCTTGACAATATTGCCTCAATAGTAATGCCAAGAATACCTAGTTAGATTATGAATAGTCATATTAAGACAGAGCTATCTCTATGCACGATAGGCATCTGCCAGTCATACTTGAAATTCCAATCTAAGCCTCGGGAAAGCTCAAGATCTTGCCACTCATCATTGCACCACTGCCTTCTTGGAATAGCGTCATCATTTTCCACAGGATACTATCTTGCAAGAACTCATGTAGCCGAAGTCCAACGCGGTTCACAATATTTTCGGCAGCATGTGATTCTGCAAGGACAATTTTTAATCGCGTGTGCTTTGAGGTATATACATTCCTCTAGTGTTTTGCAACGCCGCTTGCAGAGCTCTTTGCCCTTTTGGACAATCAAGAGCCCAGAAGTGGTAAAGTCATCTGGAGAGCCATTCAGTAAACTTGTACATATTTATGAAATGAGCGATATTATCAAGAATGACATTTCCCATTGAGACTTTTATGTAGGTCCGCTTGACAAATGGTGAACTTGCACATCTCAGCGCCCAAAAATTCTTCATGGCAATTCCGATACACTCCAATGCCCTCATTCACAGttaaagggggaaaaaacgCTGCGATGCACACAACCCCCTTATTTTGCGATGTTTACTTGCTCTGTATTGTTAGATAGTACCCGAGACCACCACTCATTGAGGAGAGAAACTACGTACAACTACATGTAATCTAGCCCCGCCGTTTTACGGAACGAAAGGGGGTCATCAGCACAATGAGTCGCTTCCCAGCAATTTTCATCTACTCTGAGGCGTcactacctacctacatataACCTGGCCCTACCAGGTTCTAGGCTAAGATGAAGTCATTCGTACCTAAGGCGTTGGTTGCACTGCAATTTTCATCTACCCTGAGGCGTTACTTGCTGATGTAGAGGAGATAAAGTACAACTCTATAAGCTATGCTGAAAAAGATATCATGGCATTTTCTAGTGCAATGAGAGAAACTATGGCTTCTAAATACTAATTACATGTTCGAAGCATAAGATTTAATTTATTGGGTAGCATCTACGGGCACAGTCTTGTATTAGGTATTTGCCATATAATGCTGGAGATGGTGCGACTCTCACAACTAAACTTGTAATACACAGTCGTGCTTTATATCATCATGCATGGACCATGTGTATTCCGTCACTGGACTAATAAATGTTGATAGAATCTAGGGTAAGAATTTACAGATGTTTAGCTGCTAGTTACCATTGAAGTTGAAGTTCGGATGGTCAAGTCATCAGAATTCAGACTGAATGAGATCACATGGCGGCAGAATCATAAGAAATGTTATATATTTCCCGTTCGGCATGATGTTCTATTCAACTCATCATCCTTGACGTGTAAACTACAGAGTCTAATGCTCCTTAGTCAAGTCAAACATAGTATGGCTACATCCAAGTAAGCAGTGCGTATACCTACATACTGTTTCGTGGACTACTTGGGTAGTAGATGTGGCGGTTTCAGGGCCCGGTCTGGCGCTTGATTGGCAGCACAAGCCATCAGCGCTGATTGAAAGCATGTCACTTCAGCTGCAAAGGACGTTGGCTCGCGCACTTGTCCTCAATATCGAGCTCtcgttgcttttttcttcttggccatcgtATGCCTTGCAGGACAGATGAGCAAAAATAGAAGCCTCCCTTGCGTTGTTGGCCGTTAGTATTcgagcctttttttttttcttacgaCATAACTGGAATGCGGAGCCCCATCGTGCCGTCTGCAACTCCAatttctgtttttcttttctttttgttttatgTTGGCCCGAGCCTGGCTTCAATTGCGGCTCGCCCTGCAGCCACATCCCACCTGTCACTTTATCAC is part of the Trichoderma atroviride chromosome 1, complete sequence genome and encodes:
- a CDS encoding uncharacterized protein (EggNog:ENOG41), giving the protein MPAPQVNGDVASHVQSAFLQHLLSFPLVSDGVHTVAANEYAQRSFKLGDSAYQTFAAPIIPYFARPYGIVSPYVQKADSFGDKTLDRIEERFPIIKKPTNDLYNDTRGLILLPYQKGLEGKDHVFQVYASELKKLEQQGVVAQGKAAVSTAFVVSNETLAWLSSFVAVKKGEAADSTKEKINQ